In SAR202 cluster bacterium, the genomic stretch CTACCTGCTGTAATTTTTGGAATATTCATGTATTTACTTTTAAAAAATATACCTCAACAAGTCACATCTGAAAACCTAACATTTGCAAAATTTGTCTCTGGAGTTGGAGGCTTATTTAAAAATAAGAAATTACTCATTGTGTTATTAATTGCTGCAGGATTTGCTGGTGGCCAAGGAACAGTTCTAACCTTTTTACCGATATATATGGATGAAAATTTAGGCTTTTCCCCATTACGAATGGGTATTTATCTTGCTCTGGCAAATGTTGGAGGTATGATAGCGCAACCTATGATGGGTTATTTATCAGATAAATACAACAGAAAACTAATTTTAGCACCTTCTCTAACAATATTGGGTATTAGTTATATATGTCTTCTTACACCAAATATTATTCTTTTCACCATCGTAATAATTATTATGGGTATTTTCTTATTCCCAATGATGGCAATATTAATTGTATCTGCTACAGACTTAGTTGAATCAAACATTCAAGGCACAACTGTCGCATTAGTATTTGCTGCTGTAACAATATTTTCTAGTTTTATTCCATCACTAGCAGGAGTGCTAGCTGATACAGATATAAAATATGCTTTTATTTTAGCATCTGGTGTAGGTGTATTTGGGGGTTTACTTGCTTTTATAGGCAATTGGACTGTTCCAAAAGGCTTGAATTAATAAAGCTTCCCTAATAGAGTTTCCCCAGCTCGTTCTTGCAATTCTGTGATTGAAAATGGTGTCTGTATACGTGGCAAGACTTCAGTACCTAACAATTTTATTTGATTATTCCATTCATCTGCACCTGCTACAGGACGCATAACAAATTTTGAAACCCCCACATTAATATAACTATTAATCATTTGTAACACATCATTAGAAGTACCTGCAGCACAATAATTATCCGGGCTTATATCATTTCTACGAGATACAAAATATTTAGAAAAATTCTGTTCTGCAATTTGTTTGTCAGTATTAATATGAAATGGAATGAAAGTTCCATAATGATCGTCAGGAATTTCATTTCCAGCTTCACTCATTCTTGATTTTATGTATTGTATACCTGAGGAACATTCTTGAGGTGTTGTAGCAGATGGCAACCATCCATCTCCCTTTCTAGCAACTCTATCCAAAGCAGCCCAACTTCTTCCACCAATCCATATTGGTGGAAATGGAGATTGTATAGGTTTAGGAAGTAAACTGACATCTTTAAAATTGAAAAACTCTCCATTAAATTCACATTTTTCACCAGACCACAAAGTCCTCATGACATCTATAGATTCATCGGTAATTCGACCACGATGTTTTTTAACAACTCCTGCCAAGTCAAATTCTTTTTGTTGATCTTGACCAAGTCCAACCACTACTAATAATCTTCCGTTTGAAAGAAAATCTAATGTTGCTAATTGTTTTGCCAAAATCGATGGTTGTCTTAAAGGAAGGATTAATGCACTTGTACCAAATTTCATTTTTTTAGTTACACCGCACAAAGCTGCAATCGAAATAACAGGATCCAAGGTATTTTCTTGACCACTTAATCGATCACTAAACCAAAGTGAATCTATACCTACTTCTTCACACAAATTAACAAATTCAAAAAATTCTGACGAATGATATGTAGGAAAAGGCCAGCCACCAACTCCTATTCCAATTCTAATTTTATTATCCATTATTCCTCTACAGCAAAAATTATAAACTAAACGAAGATTGTGCTAAATCAGCAACATATTTTCCTATAGAAAGTGAAGATGTAGCTGCTGGGGATGGGGCATTCTGTACATGTATACCCCGAGCAGTTTGTATAATACTAAAATCATCTAAAAGAAATCCAGTAGAATCTACTGCCTGAGCCCTTACTCCAGCTTCAGTGGAGACTAAATTTTCCTCACGAATTTCTGGAACAAGCTTTTGGAGAGATCGAGTAAATGATTTTTTACTCAGAGACCTGTACATTTCCGACATTCCAGTTTTCCAATATTTTGCTGCCATAATCCAAAACCCACTAAAGGATAATGTCCCGAGAAATTCTTTTGGATTAACAGTGCTGAATTTATAGCCTTCTTTAGCAAATGCCAAAACAGCATTAGGTCCTGCTTCAACTCCACCATTGATTAATCTGGTGTAATGGACACCCAAAAAAGGAAATTTGGGATCTGGAACCGGATAAATTAAACCATTTACCAAATGATGAGAATCTTCGGTTAATTCAAAATACTCTCCACGAAATGGAATAATTTTAATATTTGATTTTTCACCTATCATATTCACAATCTTATCTGCATATAATCCAGCACAATTAATTAAATATTTAGCTTTATATTCGCCAGATTTCGTTGTTAATACATACCCATTTTGATCTTCATTTATTTTTACAACTTCTGAATTAGTAAAAAGGTCTCCTCCTGCTTCCTGATATTCAGTAGCATAAGCTTGTGAAACTTGAATGTAATCAACTATACCAGTATTAGGAGAATGAATTGCTTGTACACCTGATGCATGAGGCTCAATTTCTTTTAAACGTTCAGGTCCAATCATTGTTAAACCTTCTACACCATTAGCAGTACCTCTTTCGAAAAGATTTTCAAGACGAGGAATTTCTTCCTCGTTGGTCGCCACTACCACTTTACCAACTAAATCATACTTAATATTATGCTCGTCACAAAACTCTCTCATATTTCTCGCTCCATCAACGCAGAAAGAAGCTTTCTGAGAACCTGGTCGATAATATAAACCTGCATGAATAACACCACTATTATGTCCAGTTTGATGTTTAGCTAATGTGTCTTCTTTTTCAACTAACACAACTTTTTGGTTAGGATGATTTTTTGTAATAGTCATCGCAGTTGCTAGTCCTAATATTCCGCCACCAATAATTGCGATATCATATTGTCCTGACATATTTCACCTCATGTGATCAAAATTTAATAGAAGGATAACATATAAATCCCACTTACAATTACATTTTGCTATTGTATAATTGCTCTATGTTAAGATTTTTACAAGCAATAATCATAGGTTCTTTAATACCTTTTATAGCAATTTTACCTCCAATTATTCACTTTTTTACAGGTCCAATTGGACCATTTATCGGAGGATTAATTGCAGGAACAATAACAAAATCTGATCCTCTAAAAGCAATGCTTTTATCTCTAGGAATAACTATTTCAGTGTTTTTATATTTCTTTATTGCAATAGTAGTTTTTGGAGAATCTCTCTCACTAGTACCTGATGATTTTTCCCTCGGAGGTATATTGATTACCTCAATATTATTCATTTATATTCTTGGGCTTTCTCTTCTTGGCACAATTATAGGTGGATACAATAGTCAAAAAAATAAATGAAGGGGAAATACACTAAATTTGATAAGTTACTTGTGAGTTACGTTCTGTTTTTTTAACTATATTATTATTATACATATACTCAAGATGAGATAAAGTTTCAGTTGTAGCCATACGTCTAGTCCAAAACCCTATATTTTCCCAAGTACCAACATTCCAATGAATATTTGAAGCAACCTGCCAGGCTGTTAAGCCATCGGTAGAATTTTTTATAGCATTTGTCATTTCTTGCATTCGATCTTCATGATGTTGCTTCATTACGACTACACGATCTTTCAAACCAGTAAACGTACCTTGGTGTGCCGGGTAAACAGTCTCAACATCTAAATTTTCTACCTGTGTTAATGAATCAATATATTGCCCCAAAGGATTATGATCATCACCTGGATACATACTTATATTTGGTGTAATTCGTGGAAGAACATGATCCCCTGAAAATAAGACTTTACGTTTCTTATCGTATACACAAATATGGCCAGGAGAATGGCCTGGAGTCCAAATTGAAACTATATTAGGATCTCCAAATAATTCTTCATTTTCTGTTATAAGAATATCTGCATCTGGTACTGGAGAGCGCCAAGGAGAATAATCTTCGTTTGAATGCTTTTCAACCGCTCTTTGCTCTTTTTGCATTAGCTCAATCGGGATTCCATAAAGTGTATTCCATATCTTAAATGTTTCATCATTAACATCCATTCGATTTCTACGTCGAAACTCAGATTTGGCATCCAATTGGTGCATGGCAATTTGGGCACCCGTCCATTCTCTCATCCTTTCGGAAAGACCATGGTGATCTGGATGACCATGAGTAATAAGAATATTTTTTATATCGTCAGGTTTAAAGCCTAAATCAGTAATTGATTGTGTTAAAAAATTATAGCCTTCATCAGTGCCAAGACCTGTGTCAATCAATATCCAACTATCTAAAGATTTAACAAGATAAACTAAGGTGTGGTTTAATCCTCGGTCTCTTCCTGGTATAGGAACCCTTATTTGTAATACATTTTCTTTATCTAGCATTTGTTTTTATTGTATCAATCAATTTTGTTAAGGTTGGCACTAAACCTGCTGCCAATATTAATTTAATCGTATCGCCAATCCAAAAATTCCCTACACCCCAAGAATATACCAAGCCTAGTCTTGTTGTTTCATTTGATAATATTTGATCTGATGTAATAAATATGCCA encodes the following:
- the lhgO gene encoding L-2-hydroxyglutarate oxidase is translated as MSGQYDIAIIGGGILGLATAMTITKNHPNQKVVLVEKEDTLAKHQTGHNSGVIHAGLYYRPGSQKASFCVDGARNMREFCDEHNIKYDLVGKVVVATNEEEIPRLENLFERGTANGVEGLTMIGPERLKEIEPHASGVQAIHSPNTGIVDYIQVSQAYATEYQEAGGDLFTNSEVVKINEDQNGYVLTTKSGEYKAKYLINCAGLYADKIVNMIGEKSNIKIIPFRGEYFELTEDSHHLVNGLIYPVPDPKFPFLGVHYTRLINGGVEAGPNAVLAFAKEGYKFSTVNPKEFLGTLSFSGFWIMAAKYWKTGMSEMYRSLSKKSFTRSLQKLVPEIREENLVSTEAGVRAQAVDSTGFLLDDFSIIQTARGIHVQNAPSPAATSSLSIGKYVADLAQSSFSL
- a CDS encoding MBL fold metallo-hydrolase, translated to MLDKENVLQIRVPIPGRDRGLNHTLVYLVKSLDSWILIDTGLGTDEGYNFLTQSITDLGFKPDDIKNILITHGHPDHHGLSERMREWTGAQIAMHQLDAKSEFRRRNRMDVNDETFKIWNTLYGIPIELMQKEQRAVEKHSNEDYSPWRSPVPDADILITENEELFGDPNIVSIWTPGHSPGHICVYDKKRKVLFSGDHVLPRITPNISMYPGDDHNPLGQYIDSLTQVENLDVETVYPAHQGTFTGLKDRVVVMKQHHEDRMQEMTNAIKNSTDGLTAWQVASNIHWNVGTWENIGFWTRRMATTETLSHLEYMYNNNIVKKTERNSQVTYQI
- a CDS encoding MFS transporter, with the protein product MNEISKEQKRRLLVTILAGHGIKHMFNAAFFFLLPGIKESLLLTNSQVGLMSSTRQFAGGIANIPAGYIGDKYPQKVALILSMTIIVLGIFAFFLGISKSFYVALIFSGLFSIVISFYHPAAIASLSRNFSDRRGFAVALHGTGGSIGETTAPILVGAIIKYTPLIWSSVLQISLLPAVIFGIFMYLLLKNIPQQVTSENLTFAKFVSGVGGLFKNKKLLIVLLIAAGFAGGQGTVLTFLPIYMDENLGFSPLRMGIYLALANVGGMIAQPMMGYLSDKYNRKLILAPSLTILGISYICLLTPNIILFTIVIIIMGIFLFPMMAILIVSATDLVESNIQGTTVALVFAAVTIFSSFIPSLAGVLADTDIKYAFILASGVGVFGGLLAFIGNWTVPKGLN
- a CDS encoding TIGR03619 family F420-dependent LLM class oxidoreductase, yielding MDNKIRIGIGVGGWPFPTYHSSEFFEFVNLCEEVGIDSLWFSDRLSGQENTLDPVISIAALCGVTKKMKFGTSALILPLRQPSILAKQLATLDFLSNGRLLVVVGLGQDQQKEFDLAGVVKKHRGRITDESIDVMRTLWSGEKCEFNGEFFNFKDVSLLPKPIQSPFPPIWIGGRSWAALDRVARKGDGWLPSATTPQECSSGIQYIKSRMSEAGNEIPDDHYGTFIPFHINTDKQIAEQNFSKYFVSRRNDISPDNYCAAGTSNDVLQMINSYINVGVSKFVMRPVAGADEWNNQIKLLGTEVLPRIQTPFSITELQERAGETLLGKLY